The sequence CCCGCAGCAGCGCCATGGCCCGGCGCCGGGCGGGCCGGCGGACCGACGCGAGCTGCGGAGCGGAGCCGGCGcgggcggcgcggggcggggcagggcgggcgcCGGTGGCTCAGAggccgcgggggcggggccggggcctggggcggggacaGACCGGGGATGCCCCGCCGCCCGGCCGGGTGGAGGCGCCCGCGGGACAGGCCCGCAGCAGCGGGGAGGGAAAACCCCGAAGCCCCGCGGAGCCCCGCAGACCGAGCCCCCTCAGCGAGCCACCGGTTCCCTGCGTTCTACAGGTGGCAAGCCAGAAGGCGGAGGGCAGAAAGGGCGCCCTACACCGCCCCCCCGCCCAAATTCCCAGACGAAACAcagacatgttttgtttttttataaaatgtattcatcttccttggaactgaaaaataaatctatgtaCAAAACAGATAGAGATAGGCTCCCCTCACCCACTCGCAAACCCCTGTGGATTTCCTCCAGGGTCCCCCGAGACGGGCTGGACCAGGGGAGGTTCCCAGAGGGTCGGAAGAGAGGTCTGCTCTGATCTGGCGCCAGTCGGTCAGGAAGGGGGCGGAGCTCAGGGCTCACGCCGGCCGAGGGCGCGGTTTCGTGTCCCGTATCCCGGACTAGTGGGATAGCGAGGGGAGGAAGCTAGGATTCCAACTTCTGTAAACGCCCCTTAACTTCTTCGGGGTAGGGGCTTGGGTTCCCAAGGGATGGAATTCTCCAGCGTGTAAATGTTCTCCGAGCGGGGCGCTTGGTTCCCGGGCGGGAGGCGGGACCTGCGCGTCTATCTAGGGTTTAGGGCGACACTGGAGCCCCACGGGAAGAGAACGGCCGGGAGAAACACGGGTCAGGTTAGAGAGCCTGGGTTCTCGGGTGGGGCCTGAGTTTCCCGTGCTTGGACCTTTAACGTCTGGTGATGGGGCCGACCGGGACACTGGGGAATGGCATCTATATACTCCAATGTCGGGCGCCGCCAGGGTGAGTCTGACACCCCGGCCGAGTCTCGAttccgggtgggggtggggccgggaggcCGGGCCTAGGCCCATTGGTCGCCTGGGCTGGCGGGGGTGCTGGGGTGGAGCCCGGTCTGGACTGAGGAGTGCTAGGGTAGTTCACAGGCCCTTACGCTGCCGCTTAAGGAAGGAGAGAGTGTAGTCGCTGGGTGTAGACACCTTCTGCTTCTTCATCTGCACTTGCGACTGCGCGGTGAGCTGCAGCTTGATGGCGCTCGAGTTGATCTTCGTGGCCACCAGCAGCTCCTTCATGCCCTTCATCTTCTCGCTCTGGAAAGTGAGCACCGGCCCCTCTGGTGGGGGCGATGCGGCAGGCGCAGGCGCTGGGGCCGCGCTGCCGCCTTCAGGACCGCGGGCAGTGCTCGGGACCGTCCCTGGGGGCTTCCGGGGCGGCCCTGGCGCCACGCTCTGCCCGGCACCGGGGCCTTTGTCCAGCGCCGGCTTCTTGGGCGGCGGCGGCTCCTCGGGCTTGGATTCCCGGCGGGGACCCCGCCGCCGGCCTTCCCGCGCCTCCTCGCCCCAGGGCTCCTCCGCCTCGGCTGCCTCCGACTCCCGGCTCACTATTCGCACCTTCTGCCGCACCTGGGGCGAACAGGGAGCGCAGGATGAGGGAAAGGCTGCAGCCCAGTGGCTGCATTCCTAGGGCCCAGCCTCAGCCACCATGTTGGGGCCTCGGTCTCATCCACACCCAGGGGATGAGCAAGTCCCCTTCAGGGCCGCTGCCACCATGTACCCTCCCCAGTCGCCCCGCGCAGCTGCCCCTCACCTGTCCTTCGAAGCGGCCTAGGGACTGCACGAGGAAGGTGGCCCAGCCCACGTGCAGCACCGGCGTGGGGCTGCCCTCTTCCCACTTGCAGATGCCGTCGTAGAAACGCAGCAGGTGGGCGAAGCACTCTGGGTCCTGGAGGGCAGACCCCTGGCTCTGGGAGCCCTGGGCaagcggggagggggggcacagGTCAGAACCCCTTGCACACCCCTTCCTGGGGGAGACAGGCCAGGCCCCTCGTCTCGTCAAAGAGCCCTGGCTCCCAAAGACGTGACCATGGGGGGAGAGAATTCTTAGAAccctcttccttttctaaaaccGGCCAGACTCAGAGAAAACGGGAGACCGTCCTttacctccaccccacccccgcagctgagtaaggagccctggccaggaaaGAGATGGGCTTCGCCCCACGTACCTGAAGGAGCAGGGTAGAAACCCCTAAAACACCCCCCAGTTCCCTCACACCCAGGACCCTGGCTAGTGAGGGGCAGAACAGGGCTGTGTGTGCTGGGCcaccctcctctgcagcccccatGCCCTGTGCCTGGGAGCCGTGATGGAAGGGAGGCGGACACAGGTGGCGCTCCAGCCTTCACCTGGGTCTGCTCCCCTGGCCGCTCCTCGCCGGCCTCCAGCAGGCTGGCCGCCTCCTTCAGCAGGTTGGGGATGACATCATTGGCCACTTCAAAGAACTCCTTGTAGATCTCCTCGTCTTCCCGGCAGTAGTTGTAGCTGTGAGAGCAGTAGGGCACTGTGGGGCCCTGGCCGTGGTGGGCATCCCCAGGGACCTGGTGGGGGTGGGTTCCAGGTTTCTTTCCCTGGATCATCTAGGGCCCAGGCGAGTGGCTGCAGTCCTCACCCGGAAATGACTGTGTCTGTGTCAGCCCAGAGCAAGAGTGAGGACGGGGGCGtggggcaggcggggcgggggggcaggctCTACGGccggatggtggtggtggttggcactgggaggcgaggggagggagggagaggcatgAGACCCTCATCAGGGTCCCTACCTCCTGGGTGGTGGTAGCCTTGGCTGCCTAGGGGTCAGAGGAAGGGATGGGGCTTGAGCCCCAGGCTTCGCTCCTGGACAAGGGTGACTGGAACTTGGGCGGAGGGGGAGGAAAGAATGGGCTGAGGCCCTAGCTGGGGGGATCCTCACTCTTGGATGACAGTGGCCGTGTcagcccaggcctgcagggcTTCGCGCACATTGCGGTTGCGACAGTGGTAGCCGGCCAGGTACATGTAGGGGTAGATGTGCTCATCGCGGTAGTAAGTCTTGGCTGAGGCGATGCCCTGGGAACAGAGCGAAGGGGCCTCAGGGAGGCAGCCCCCGACTGCAGCGTTTGGCACGAATGTCCCATCAGATCACACAAGAGGTGAAACAGGCAAGATCCCTGAGAGTCCCACCTCCTGTCCCACCACCACACCCTTGTGTTCCCTCCAGCAGCACTCCTCCCTGGGTCTATAGGACTGCTTGCTGAGGCCTGCGCTGGAATGCAGACGGTGGAGACCCCCCCAGAACAAGaactggggaagggaagaggcccCTCCTCCAAGCTCGGGGCACGTCCCTTTCCTGGGCTCTCCCACAcactcctacacacacacacacacaaaccccccGAAGCCTTCCAAACCCAGCCCGATGTCCCtttaaccccacccccaccaagttACCACCCCTTTCTCAGTGCCCCCACATTCAACCTCTGTCATCCACCACAAAGGACAATGAGAGGCCTCGGAAAAAGCAGGGCTGAAGGGATAAATCCAGGCCACGCCACCCCCAGAACACCCCTCAGGCAGTGCTGAATATGTACACGGCAAAAGCAAACACACCCAGGGTTCTCTCACTTGCCCCCTCCCAGTTCCCAGGTAAACCCCCGCCACTGCTGGGTCTCCCCTCGAGACCCTCCTGAGATGTCCCCACCTTGTGGTAGAGGGTGAGTGGGTCCGGCCGGCCAGGGGTGGGCTCCAGCTCTTCCAGATCCGCCAGGTTCCCCAGCGCCATGGGGTACCTGGGAAAAGGCCATGAGTCCGGGCTGTCACCTAGCCTCCCAACCCCTAAAGGCCCAGCCTGGCCGCTTCCCTCTACTGACCTTTCCAGATGTCCCAGGTCATAGAGCAGCCAGAGCAGCTTCTAGAAGCCAAAAGAGAGAAGTATGAACtaggggaaggagtggggagaagtCCTCAGTCTGCCAGCCAGAGGCGGGTGCAACAGCAGGGACCTCCCACAGGGCGGGAAAGGCCAGATCTTAGGACCTAGCCTCTTACTGGGGTCAAAGCCCTGTCGCATCTCAATacccctctccccagagccctgggcagggccaggccaggagTCGTGTGTTACACACGTTGCAAAAGGGGAAGCTGAAGCCCAGGGAGGGACAGCGCCCCCGCTCGAGGTCCCGCAGGCACACCTCAcctgctgcagctgcagcagctccagggagTCGGTGTGCAGGTCGATGGAAGGGTTGATGGCGCACACCATGAACGCCACCTCCATCTTGCGGTCGCAGCGCATGTAGGATCCCTTCAGGTACAGCCAGCTCTTAGGAGAGGACAAGACCAGGTGTCTCATGGTGAGCTACCTGTGCCCACTCCAGGGAGTGACACAGCCAGGGAAAAAGGCCCTTCTGCATCCCCTCCTGACATATGTAAGTGGCGATGGGAAGAGGGGAGTGTGGCCCAGGCAAGCGCGGCCCCTGGGGTGGTTTCGGCCGGAGTGTGAAGGGAGCGGGGGAAGGGGCAGTACCCGCTCAGCCACGCCCGCATTGACGGTCTGGCCCCTCCGGTCCTCATTGCCCTTGCCATGCCAGGTGACCTCAGCTGTCTGCTCTCCATTGGGCCCAAACACAACCCAGGCGTGGTCCTCAGACAGGGCGAGGTGGACATCCCGGAGACCCAGAGCCTGGCAGGCCCCCACCACGGCAAAGGCCACACCAGAGCTGTCCAGTTTGGTGCCTGTGGAAGGGGGAGCTAATGAAAGAGGGCCCTCTGAGCTGgtgggcctggggggaggggtctcGGCAGGGATAGGCAgtgttccctcccaccctcacctcctaGCCTGCACCCAGATCTCAGTAGCTCCCCCACCACCTCTccgtcccctccctcctgtgTGTTCAGAGCCCCGCCCTCCCTGTTTACACCCCCATCAGCACACCTTCCGGGACCTTCCTAGGTCCACCTGGCCTTTCACTCTGTCCTGTCTTTGTCTGCAATCATCTTATATGTTTCTCTTAAGAATGCCCTCACTTTACTATGCCTATCAGGTTATAACAGAGTGGGCAGAAACAGGGCCTCTGGCCAACGCTCTTTTCCACGCGCCCACTGGCTAACACTCCTAACTTGCCTCTGCACTCTTTTCCCTCTAAGCTCAGAAGTGGCCTCAGATTCCTTCTCAACATGGCGCTCCGGACATGCCTGCTGGGCAACTGGGCGTGGGGCAAAGACGGATCCTCGCCAGCCCTGAGACCGAAGCCATCACTTGAGGTGAAGCCCTTAGTCTGTTCCCTTTCACAACGTTTTCAcagatatttcattttattgtctcAAATGTAGCTAGATTTTGGCTCCTCACCCCCCAAATCTGCTGCAGTCTTCTGCGCCCCACACTGGGCTGCAGGACTCCTATAAGCCACTCaatggcagggctgggggctgggtgggggcggggcgctaAGGGGACAGAGGATGGTTAATGGGTTTGGAGCCAAGTGATTGGGATCTAGTCCCAGCCTTGCCGTTCCGTGTGACTCTGGCACATCActgtccctctctgggcctcagtctccctaACCGCATAGATTAGTTAACACCTGCCCCACCTCACAAGGCCTGCAGGTCTCAAAAGGGCTCTGCAAACCGAGTGCTGTGAAGAGGTGGGCCAAGATCGTCAGCTGGGACAGGATTATCCCTCCTCGCCACCTGTGAGGCTCCAACCTGTGATGAAGCTGAAGAGGGACTGGATGTGGGCCCGGTCCTTGAAGTAGGAGCGGCTGAGGCTGTTCCAGATGACGTCTGAGACCTTCTTCACCAGCTCGCGGCTGGAGACACCCCCCTCTCGAGGGTACAGAGACAGGTCCACGGCACCTCGGATCTGAGCGGTGAAGCGAGCATAGAGCGCAGCGATGATGGATAAGTCAGCCACTGGGAAGTAGGTGAGGCCACCAGGAGGGTCgggcgctgggctgggctggaaggtGAGCTCGGGCACATTGGTGGGGATGACGCGGTTGACGGCTAGGAAATGCTCCACGAAGCCCAGTACTAAGGACAGGAGCACCAGGTCGGGCTCCTCTCGGCCTAGCTCGGCTGCGAACAGGCGCACCACATCGTCGATGGAGCGTAGCGGGAACAGGGTCTTCTGGGCGGCTTTCAGCCCCATGGCGGCGGTCCTCGGCCTGCGGGCGAGCCGGGGAGGGAGAGTTGGGCGGGCACGGCAGGGGAGACCCCTCCCAGGCTCTGCTAAGGTTCCACTcctccccccgccacacacacacacacaatcccttGCTTCCTATCTCCTTCACCCTCCGCACATCTGTTCCTGTGCCGATGAGACCCCCTCAGCCGAGGCTGTAGGGCCTCCTCGTCCCCTAAGACCCCAGGAGCCCCGGCCCCTGTGGGGTTGCGCCCCTAGATCCGCGCTGAGGACCGCCAGTGGCCGTCCCGCTCCCTCTCTACGACTGTTCCCCCAGGCCCTAGAGTCCGTCCGAGAGGTACCCTCTGGCCAAGCCCCCCAAATCCCAAGGAGAGTCCTGGTCTCAGTCCCCCGCGCCCACCTCCACGCTTACATCCCACACCAGGCACGGCGGCGCCCGCCGCCCGGAGCCTGCTGGGAAATGGAGTTCCGCCCCTCGGGCCGCACTGCCTGCCGGGAAGTGGAATCccggccctccccagcccctgcagaaCCTTGAAATGGTGGCGCGCGGCGCCAGTCCACTGAGGCTTATGGGAGTGGTAGTCGCTGCTCTGGGCGCTGCAGAGGTaggtgaggaggggaggcagcGCCACCTTTCTGAGGTCCTCGCGGATTGGTCATTCCCTTTCACGCAACCAGGTAGCCGATGAGCCGCAGTGCATTCTGGAAGGTGTGGTCCGGAAAGTGAGCCGGCACCTTCAGAAGGTCAGTGGGCTTCTGTAGGTTATCGTGTGTCGGTAAGATGTTAAGAAAATGGGTTCTTTCAGATGCTGCTGCCGCATAAATACGTGTTTAGTCACCTGAGTTGGACATTTTTCAGAATCTATTAACAGGTAAATGTGCCTAATCTATGTCTAGCAGGTCTCCCCGTGAGATGCACAGAGGAGCGTGGGAAGAACCGccgcagccctgactggtgtggctcagtgggttgggcggaGTCCCGCAAACCAGGTCACGGGTTCAggtactggtcagggcacatgcctgggttgcccccGGGTAGGAGCGTGGGAGGGGgaacttctccctcccttcccccctctttaaaaataacatctttaaaatatatattaacaaaaaattacaataaaaataaaagcatacaaaaataaaaataaaagcatacaaaaataaaaataaagttacatttgAAAAAAGTTGAGAACCATTGCGGTTATTTGTAATAGGGTATAAGTTAGAAGGACAGCATAGCTCTATGTCCTAAAATCGCTCTTCAGGACACCCTgttgaaggaaaaaaagctgCAGAACAACATGTTTGATAGGATAGTGTGTGTAattaacactttattttattgtattttttatgacTCCAGCTAAGTTCACTTTTGGCCCCAGGTCATCTCTCCAAAGGGTTTCCCAGCCAGTCCCTTCACAGCCTTCTTCCTCCGGGGGGGACCTGCCATCACCCCAACCCTTGACTTCTGGTACCGCCCGTTGCTGCCACTTGGGCTTCAGTCTCTGTCCCACAGCCTCGACCAGGAGCTCAAAGCATAGCTACCCGTTTGAAGATACCCACAGGCTTGGCAGGAACCACAGCGCTCTCGGGCAGCTGGGGTGACAGATCCACAGCCTCCAAGTTGTTGGGGTGGGGCATGCAGACCTCCTAAGTGTAGCCAATGACCCCCACCTCCTGGGCATACAGATccttctgccccagccccacaTGGGAGCTGGGTGCCAGCAAACATGGGTCCAAGGACGTTGCTGGTGTGAACGTAGTGACCCTCCATTTTCTTGATGTCAAAGTGAGGCAGGAGATGGTCAGGAGGCAGGAACCtccggaggtgccccagggctacgATAAAGGACGGTGATACAGGACAGAGACTCTGTTCCAAGACCCGTTGTTCCGGCTTTCTGCAAAAGCGCTCAATCATGCATGGCGTCATATGAATGGGCCTGCGCAGAAGATGCTACTGACCCCTGCtccattataatagcattataacaAATTAACACTGTGGGACCCCCTcccctggtggccaatcaaggaaaatcatgggagaccacattcgcagtagctttaaagtaatacaactacttgtacatgcgcaaTAGAAACCCATCAAAACCAGCCCGGAATATCTGCCccataagaatagaatccctccggcccctgaggtcaatctctgTTTGGAGTCAGCCCGagcccatgttctgtggagtgtactattgcttaataaacttgctttctgtgtttctgctataaactctgcgTGCTCGATTCAAATCTTTGTCTGCAaccaccaagaacctggttacctgtgcctaTCTGTGGCATCACTTTCTCCCgcctttccccttcctctaaaaataaataaataaactcttttaaaaaaattaaacgtCTAATTTCTGCCCTACTTCACCTCTGTGGGTTTTCTTCCTCAAAATCATGAGAAGACATCCAGCAAACCCAAAGTGAGGGACAGTCTATaaaatacctgaccagtactcctcaaaagtgtcaaggtcatgaaagaaaaggaaagactgacttctggccaagatggaggcataggtagatatactttgcttctttttttttttttaagattttatttatttatttttagggagggaagggagggagggagggggagagagagagagagagagagagaaacatcaatgtgtggttgctgggggttatggcctgcaacccaggaatgtaccctggctgggaatcgaacctgggacactttggttcccagcccgcgctcaatccactgagctacgccagccagggccactttgcttcttcacacaaccaaaagaaggacaacaacaaattaaaaacaaaaaccaaccagaagtgccaggaaATCGAACTGTTTGGAAGACCagcaaccaaagagttaaagaaacattcacccagcgtggtaggaggggcggagactgGCAGCTGGGGCGCAGAAGACTTgcaacaaggcagcagctggcagagtgggcagtcctgAATTTCACGTGCAGATAAGCCGGGAGGAACAACTCGGGAAaccagggtttcagcatgggaaactaaagcctcaaaaccttaggccgtaaaaacctgtggaggttgcgGTGgcgggaaaaactcccagcctcacaggagagtttgttggagagacccacacggtcccagaatgtacactcACCTGGCCCATTCACCTGgcagtcagcaccagaagggaccaatttgcttgtgggtagtggggggagtgactgaaagtggggcaggAGCCTAGCAAGCaggattgttccctctctgaccccccgcccacatacagcgtcacaggGCAGCAatgtggattgccctgccctaggctcctccccttacaatgtaacaggtgcacccagacaaagaatatggcccaaatgaaagaacagatcaaaaaccATAAAAAGGCCCTGGGTAGTGtctctcagtggattgagtgctggcttgcagaCCAGcaggttgctggtttgagtcccagtcagggcacatgcctgagttgcaagcagggtccccagtaaggggcatgtgagagacactcacacattggtgtttctctcccttcccctctgtctaaaaacaaataaataaaatctttttaaaaagaattaatggAATGGAATATAAGGATGGAATAAATGACCACTAAtgtcctgtgtgtgtgaatgaaagCAAAGGAAGTATCTGTATTATATACGTATATATGTGTCtataaaaaaatactcaaagcTATGTCCACAAACACCATGCCATGGAAATTCATTTgtttgtaaattaaaaacaaacaaacaaacaaacaaacaaaaaactccagccctggctggtgtggctcagtggattgagcgccagcctgcaaaccaaagcgtcgcaggttcaattcccagtcagggcacatgcctgggttacaggccaggtccccagtagggggcacatgaggagcagccacacatgaatgtttctctccctctctatctctctcccttcccctctctctaaaatatatatatacatatatatatttttaaatctccataaaaagaactaagcaaccaggagata is a genomic window of Phyllostomus discolor isolate MPI-MPIP mPhyDis1 chromosome 6, mPhyDis1.pri.v3, whole genome shotgun sequence containing:
- the MEN1 gene encoding menin isoform X2, giving the protein MGLKAAQKTLFPLRSIDDVVRLFAAELGREEPDLVLLSLVLGFVEHFLAVNRVIPTNVPELTFQPSPAPDPPGGLTYFPVADLSIIAALYARFTAQIRGAVDLSLYPREGGVSSRELVKKVSDVIWNSLSRSYFKDRAHIQSLFSFITGTKLDSSGVAFAVVGACQALGLRDVHLALSEDHAWVVFGPNGEQTAEVTWHGKGNEDRRGQTVNAGVAERSWLYLKGSYMRCDRKMEVAFMVCAINPSIDLHTDSLELLQLQQKLLWLLYDLGHLERYPMALGNLADLEELEPTPGRPDPLTLYHKGIASAKTYYRDEHIYPYMYLAGYHCRNRNVREALQAWADTATVIQDYNYCREDEEIYKEFFEVANDVIPNLLKEAASLLEAGEERPGEQTQGSQSQGSALQDPECFAHLLRFYDGICKWEEGSPTPVLHVGWATFLVQSLGRFEGQVRQKVRIVSRESEAAEAEEPWGEEAREGRRRGPRRESKPEEPPPPKKPALDKGPGAGQSVAPGPPRKPPGTVPSTARGPEGGSAAPAPAPAASPPPEGPVLTFQSEKMKGMKELLVATKINSSAIKLQLTAQSQVQMKKQKVSTPSDYTLSFLKRQRKGL
- the MEN1 gene encoding menin isoform X3, producing the protein MPRTAAMGLKAAQKTLFPLRSIDDVVRLFAAELGREEPDLVLLSLVLGFVEHFLAVNRVIPTNVPELTFQPSPAPDPPGGLTYFPVADLSIIAALYARFTAQIRGAVDLSLYPREGGVSSRELVKKVSDVIWNSLSRSYFKDRAHIQSLFSFITGTKLDSSGVAFAVVGACQALGLRDVHLALSEDHAWVVFGPNGEQTAEVTWHGKGNEDRRGQTVNAGVAERSWLYLKGSYMRCDRKMEVAFMVCAINPSIDLHTDSLELLQLQQKLLWLLYDLGHLERYPMALGNLADLEELEPTPGRPDPLTLYHKGIASAKTYYRDEHIYPYMYLAGYHCRNRNVREALQAWADTATVIQDYNYCREDEEIYKEFFEVANDVIPNLLKEAASLLEAGEERPGEQTQGSQSQGSALQDPECFAHLLRFYDGICKWEEGSPTPVLHVGWATFLVQSLGRFEGQVRQKVRIVSRESEAAEAEEPWGEEAREGRRRGPRRESKPEEPPPPKKPALDKGPGAGQSVAPGPPRKPPGTVPSTARGPEGGSAAPAPAPAASPPPEGPVLTFQSEKMKGMKELLVATKINSSAIKLQLTAQSQVQMKKQKVSTPSDYTLSFLKRQRKGL